From Rutidosis leptorrhynchoides isolate AG116_Rl617_1_P2 chromosome 3, CSIRO_AGI_Rlap_v1, whole genome shotgun sequence, a single genomic window includes:
- the LOC139897678 gene encoding uncharacterized protein, giving the protein MGVDYYNILKVNCTVSDEELKKAYKKLAMKWHPDKNITSSSSSNNKIAESKFKQISEAYDVLSDPKKRQIYNLYGEEGLKSGQFDDDDDLSPSAIKSNSRFRFDPRDADEIFAEFFYGPDAAVSGGVGGGGGGRRKGSNYYNNLGGNNVKSGVRKAETVENKLSCSLEELYKGSKRKMQISRIILDDSGKPGTLEEILPIHIKPGWKKGTKITFPEKGNQEPGLAPGDLIFVVDEKPHSTFKRDGNDLVFTKRITLLDALTGRTIKVTTLDGRNLVIPLTEVIKPGREEVIQNEGMPISKEPGKKGNLRIKIDIKFPSKLTGEQKSDLKRVLGGRSRVDV; this is encoded by the exons ATGGGCGTTGATTACTACAACATACTGAAAGTAAATTGCACAGTTAGTGATGAAGAATTGAAGAAAGCATATAAGAAATTAGCAATGAAATGGCATCCAGATAAAAACAttacgtcatcatcatcatcaaataacaAAATTGCTGAATCGAAATTCAAACAGATCTCCGAAGCTTATGATGTTCTAAGTGATCCGAAAAAACGTCAGATCTATAATTTGTACGGTGAAGAAGGATTAAAATCAGGtcaatttgatgatgatgatgacttgTCACCTTCTGCAATTAAGTCTAATTCTAGGTTTAGGTTTGATCCACGTGATGCTGATGAGATTTTTGCGGAGTTTTTTTACGGACCTGATGCCGCCGTCTCCGGCGGTGTCGGCGGCGGCGGCGGTGGAAGGAGGAAGGGGAGTAATTATTACAATAATTTAGGGGGAAATAATGTGAAAAGTGGTGTACGGAAAGCGGAAACAGTGGAGAATAAATTAAGTTGTAGTTTGGAGGAACTTTATAAAGGTTCTAAACGTAAAATGCAGATTTCAAGAATTATTCTTGATGATTCAGG TAAACCAGGGACACTTGAAGAGATATTACCAATCCACATCAAACCAGGCTGGAAAAagggaacaaaaattacatttcccGAAAAAGGAAACCAAGAACCTGGTTTAGCCCCTGGAGATCTTATTTTTGTAGTAGATGAAAAGCCTCATAGCACCTTCAAACGAGATGGTAACGATCTTGTCTTCACTAAAAGAATCACCCTTTTGGATGCTCTTACTGGAAGAACGATAAAGGTGACAACTTTAGATGGCAGAAATCTCGTAATCCCGTTAACCGAGGTGATCAAACCGGGTCGTGAAGAGGTGATTCAAAATGAAGGTATGCCGATTTCTAAAGAACCAGGGAAGAAAGGGAATTTAAGGATTAAGATTGATATTAAATTTCCATCCAAGTTAACTGGTGAACAAAAGTCGGATCTTAAACGGGTTCTGGGTGGACGAAGCAGAGTTGATGTCTAA
- the LOC139897679 gene encoding thioredoxin H2-like: MGGQVSTQQRSELGTVNSVHSLDNWKKRFQSSKASKHLMVIEFSADWCGPCKFIEPAVHDLAIEFSDVEFIKIDVDELPDVAKNFDVQAMPTFVLVKKGKELDRTIGVKKDELHRMIEKHTV; the protein is encoded by the exons ATGGGAGGACAAGTTTCAACACAACAACGATCAGAGCTTGGAACAGTAAATTCAGTTCATTCATTAGACAACTGGAAAAAAAGGTTTCAGAGCTCAAAAGCATCCAAACATCTT ATGGTGATCGAGTTCTCAGCCGACTGGTGCGGACCTTGTAAATTTATCGAACCAGCGGTTCACGACTTAGCCATTGAGTTTTCAgatgttgagtttatcaagattgacGTCGATGAGTTACCC GATGTGGCTAAGAATTTTGATGTACAAGCAATGCCAACATTCGTATTGGTCAAGAAAGGAAAAGAACTTGATAGGACCATCGGTGTCAAGAAGGATGAACTTCATAGGATGATCGAGAAACACACAGTCTAA